The Proteiniphilum propionicum genome contains the following window.
CAGAAGCCATCACCGAACTCGGCGGCAGCACGGATTGCTTCTTCTACTTCGGTATCATCTTTCTTCTCTGTATAGTAGAAGTAGGAGCGATGGATCTCCATCAGCTTGCACGCCCGAGAGATGCTTATACCATATTCTTCCACTATCTCTCCTGCCAGTTCTTTCTTTACCTCGGGCTCTAGAGTTTTTTTTCGATAACCTCCTTCAGTATCTTGTTGTCAAGAGCAAGGTCAGCATACATCTGCTTCAACTTGCGGTTCTCATCTTCAAGCTCTTTGAGGCGTTTGACCTGACTCACCTCCATCCCACTGTACTTGGACTTCCAATTATAAAGGGTCGCCCTGGATATGTTGTAGTCACGCGCTACAACTGAGGCATCCACTCCACTTTCAAGCTGATGGACTGCCTTTACCTTCTCTGACTCGCTGTGTACTGTCTTTTTCATTGTTGTTCCTATGCCTAACAAAGTTAATATTTTTGTCTAACTTGGAACTGTCCTATAAAAAGGGAAGGTTACACAAATAGGGAAGGTTACACATTTTATCCAACTGACCATTGTGGAGTGATTAGATTGAAAAACACTTCAATCAGTTTATATTATTTAGCTATGGAATTAAATGAGATTGGTAAAAGAAATAAATTTTCTAGAACATTCAGAGCATCAACAGGAAGAATTAAACAGTTAAGAATTGAAATTCCAAATGAAGCTACTCGGGTCGATTTTGACAAATATGTAGTTAATATAAATAATGAAATAAAAAAACTTAAAGAGGAGCTTTTAAAGACTGAATTAAAAATAAATGAAGTTATAAGAGGAAATCTTTAATTATATTTAAATAATTTACTTATAACATAGCCGATTCTCTATTGCTAAAACAACTTTACGCAATCAATCCTTGTGTAAAGTTGTTTTATTTTTAACCCAAATTCACTATCTTTACTCCTGTAATTCAGTAACATCAGGTATTGGAGAAAATAATATTGACACAAAAAAACGATGAAATGGAATGCCTCAGAATTCATCGTTAATATAATTACCCCCGAATCTTAGACAACAAGAATCATTAAAAAATAATATTAATTTTGTTGTCATGAAGAAAAGGAAAACTTACAGTGCCGGCTTTAAAACAAAGATTGTTTTAGAAGCACTTCAAGAAAGAGAAACAGTCCAGGAGATCGCCAGGAAGTATGAACTTCACCCGGGTCAGATCTCGACGTGGAAGACTCAATTTTTATCTCAGGCGGACCAGGTGTTCGAGAGAGGCGGCTCTAAAACAGAGGATGACAAGGAGAAAGACGCCCTGTTCAAGAAGGTCGGACAGCTTCAGCTGGAGGTTGATTTCTTAAAAAAAGTATTGGGGAAATAGCCAAAAATGAACGGATGAGCAAAATCGACAAGACCCACTCTTTAAGCGTTTCACGCCAGTGTGATTTGTTGGATGTGCCCCGTAGCAGCTTCTACTATTCGCCCCGTGAAGATGGTTCTATAATGAGGAACTGATGAAGCAGATAGACAAACAGTACATGATTACCCCGTTCTACGGTGTACCCCGGATGACACATCACCTTCGTGGCATTGGCTACGAGGTCAATCCCAAGCGTGTGCGCCGTTTATATCGGAAAATGGATTTATATGCGACCGGCCCCCGTCCGAACACGAGCAAGCCCCATAAGGGAGCAAGCCATGTGATTTATCCCTACCTGCTGCGTGGGTTAAAGGTAACGCGCCCCAATCAGGTCTGGGCGATGGATATCACCTATATCCCGTTAGCTGGCAGCCATCTGTACCTGGTTGGCATCATTGACGTTTACAGCCGCTATATCGTTGGCTGGTCACTGTCCAACACGATGACCGCCCATTGGTGCCGCGAGTGCCTTGAAGAGGCTATAAAGCACCATGGTGCTCCGGAGATAATCAATACGGATCAGGGGAGTCAGTTCTCCAGCCCGGAGTTTTCAGCTTATTTTTCTTCATACGAGGGTTTAAAGTTCAGCATGGACGGGAAGGGACGGGCTATTGACAATATCTTCATTGAAAGATTTTGGCGGAACATCAAATACGAGAAGCTTTATCTCGAACCATCAGACAATGGTTTGGAGTTATATCACAAAATAAAGGATTATATGAAGTATTATAACCAGGAAAGGCCCCATCAGGGATTGGAATATAAAAGGCCGATGGATGTGTACCGGGAGGCCGCTTAGTTTCCTGGGATCGCCCTGCAGGGCGATCCCAGGAAACTAACTTATCTGTGAATAGAAACTGTCTAAGGAAGGGGAGAAGTTTATAATTACTGCCATAATTTCAGAACAGTCAATCAAATACATTCTAGACACCCTAATTTTTTATTAATATTTAATATCATGTTTGTGTAGCGTAAGCACCCGATAAAGTCCCCGTTTTAGTTTACATTTTAAGTTTTGATCTTTGCCGGCAAACATAATTAAATATGACGCCAATAAGCAAAGAAGAATTTATGGTTATATTAAAACGCCAGCAAGAAAGCGGTTTAAGTGTCAAAGATTTTTGTGAAAATCAATCTTAC
Protein-coding sequences here:
- a CDS encoding transposase translates to MKKTVHSESEKVKAVHQLESGVDASVVARDYNISRATLYNWKSKYSGMEVSQVKRLKELEDENRKLKQMYADLALDNKILKEVIEKKL
- a CDS encoding restriction endonuclease subunit S, with the protein product MKREGYTNREGYTFYPTDHCGVIRLKNTSISLYYLAMELNEIGKRNKFSRTFRASTGRIKQLRIEIPNEATRVDFDKYVVNINNEIKKLKEELLKTELKINEVIRGNL
- a CDS encoding IS3 family transposase, translating into MKQIDKQYMITPFYGVPRMTHHLRGIGYEVNPKRVRRLYRKMDLYATGPRPNTSKPHKGASHVIYPYLLRGLKVTRPNQVWAMDITYIPLAGSHLYLVGIIDVYSRYIVGWSLSNTMTAHWCRECLEEAIKHHGAPEIINTDQGSQFSSPEFSAYFSSYEGLKFSMDGKGRAIDNIFIERFWRNIKYEKLYLEPSDNGLELYHKIKDYMKYYNQERPHQGLEYKRPMDVYREAA
- a CDS encoding transposase, with product MKKRKTYSAGFKTKIVLEALQERETVQEIARKYELHPGQISTWKTQFLSQADQVFERGGSKTEDDKEKDALFKKVGQLQLEVDFLKKVLGK